The window AAGTGATAATCGATTTAAACTTTTAACAGTCGCGAGATTGACACATGCAAAAGGAATCGATAAAGCTGTAAAAGCCATGAAGCTCATAAAGGAAAAAGGTTATGACGATATTGCCTGGTATGTTGTAGGATATGGTGGAGATGAAACAAAAATAAAAGAATTAATCAGACAAAATGATTTAGAAGAAAGTTTTATTTTATTGGGGAAGAGAACTAACCCCTATCCGTTTATTAAAGCATGTGATCTGTATATACAACCTTCACGTTATGAAGGAAAAGCAGTGACAGTTACAGAAGCTAAAATCCTAGCAAAGCCTATAATTATTACGAATTATTCAACAGCGGGAAGCCAAGTAGCAAAAGGTGTAGACGGGGTTATTTGTAAAGATTTGAGTGTGGAGTCAATTGCTTCTGAAGTTGAAGAAATATATATGAATGAAGATTTAAGAAGGAAACTAATTAATTATAATAAAAATTATAATTTTAGTAATGACTATGAACTAAAAAAATTATATAGTGTCATCAGCTTATAGGATCAACATTATTTTGTTTTATTAATTAGGTAATCATTTCTATTTAAAATACAAAACCGCATACTTTTTAAATCTTTTTAGTCTCTTAAGTAGACTCTTAACGATAGTGAATTTACTCTTAATAAATGAAACATAAGTGGGGATATAAATAAATGAAAGTTTGTACTATCACGTGTCATGATGTGTACAATCATGGAGCCTCATTACAGGCATTTGCATTAATGAAGTACTTGATGAGGTGTGGCCATGATGTTGAGATAATTGACTATAAACCAGATTATTTAAATAATCATTATAACCTGTTTAATGTTAGTAATCCAAAATGGGAAAAAAATATTCTTACAAAATGGATTTATCTAGCTATTAAAATACCAATTCGATTACCGGAGTTAAAAAGAAAAAAAGCTTTTGATCAATTTAAATCTAAATATTTAAATCTAACAAGTACTCGTTATAGTTCTAACGAGGATTTAAAGAAAAGTTTACCTGAAGCAAATGCTTATCTTTGTGGAAGTGATCAAATTTGGAACACTCTTCATAAGAATGGAAAAGACCCAGCATTTTACTTAGACTTCGTACCTGAAGGTAAAATAAAAGCGTCTTATGCAGCAAGTTTTGCAACAGATACTGTATCAGAAGAATTAAAGTCAATATTAAAAGAAAGAATAGAAAAGCTTGATGGCATAGGTGTTAGGGAAAAAAGTGGAGTTAATATTATTAGAGAACTAAAAATTAACAGGGGGGTTAATGTTGTTGACCCTGTATTTTTATTAGATAGAGATGAATGGGATAAAATGGGAACAGAAAAATTTAATGAACAGTATATCTTAATTTATGATTTTGATAATAGTGAACTAATTAAGGAAATAGCAATAAAGTTGAAAAAAGAAAAGGGATTTAAAATATACTCCATAAATCCAAATAATTTGAAGTATGCAGATAAATATTTTAAATTTGTTGGCCCTGAAACATTTATTTCACTAGTGAAAAATGCAAATTTTGTTTTATCCAATTCTTTTCACGCAGCAGTTTTCTCAATTATATTTAAAAAGAACTTTGCAATAGTGAATAGAAAGGAATCCATAAACACAAGGATGAGGGATTTATTAGATGATTTAAAATTAAGTGATAGGCTAGTTAAGGAAACTGATAATGAATTTGTTAATATAATTGAAAACGTTAATTTTAATGAATGTAGAAATATATTAAATAATAAAATTAGGATTTCAAAAGAGTATCTGGATAAAATTATAGTACTAAAAGAATAATGAGAGGAATTTCAAATGAAAAAAATACTCTTTGTCATTGATTCTTTAAATAGTGGAGGAGCAGAGAAAAGTTTATTGTCACTGTTAACATTATTTGACTATGAAAAATATCAGGTTGATATATTAATGCTTTCTGTTGAAGGACTATATTTACCTTTATTACCGGAACAAGTAAATATTGTTGATGTTCCTGATTATATAAAAAAACAAAAAAAAGGTATAAAACATTTAATCATAAATAAACAATTTAAACAGTTATCATCAAGATTAAGAACATCGTTGTCTCTTAGAAATCCAATTAAAAATAGAAAAATGCATAGCGCTCAAATAATTTGGAAAAATCTATCGAAACGAATAGATATAGTTAATAATGAATATGATTGTGCAATTGCTTATAGTCAAGGAGTCCCCACCTATTTTGTAGCAGAAAAAGTTATAGCAAAAAAGAAATACTGTTGGGTGAATACGGATTATAAGGTCGCATCATATAATAAGAAGTTTGATAAAAGATATTACGATCAATTCGATAAGGTAATTGCTGTATCAGACTATAACAGAGAAGTATTTATTAAAGAAATGCCTAGTGCCGGGCGAAAAACTTTAGTTATTTATGATATTATTTCTCCCACAATAATTAAATCATTGGCTTTAGAAGAATCTAGTTTCAAGGATAACTATAATGGCCTAAGGATTTTAACAATTGGTAGGTTAGTTGACGTCAAAGGTTATGATTTAGCTATTGAAGCTTGTAAAAGATTAAAAGAGGAGGGATATAAATTTAAATGGTATGTATTAGGGGAAGGAGAAAAGAAGGCGACATATGAAAATATGGTAAGAAAGTATGGTTTACAAGATACTTTTATTTTTCTGGGTGTCCATCATAACCCTTATCCTTATATAAGAAACTGTGATATTTATGTTCAACCTTCAAGATATGAAGGATACGGATTAGCAATTGCCGAAGCTAAAATATTAGAAAAGCCGGTTGTGGCAACCAATTTTACAGTGGTATATAACCAACTTAAGGAAAATGAAAATGGTGTGATAGTTAATATGAATCCAAACAGTATCTATGAAGGCATAAAGAAAATAATAGAAGATAAGGATTTAAGAAATAAAATTTATAATAATTTACGTAGCGAAAAAAAAGGTACTGAGGAAGAGTTATTAAAAGTTTATTCTTTATTAGAGGCAATTTAAGATTTAAATATAAGGTAAGAGAAAGAGAGGATTGCCAATGAAAAAAAGCATATTATTCATGGTAATCAATATGAATGTTGGTGGAACGGAAAAGGCCCTACTCAATATGATTTCTGAAATGCCACGAGAAAAATTTGACGTTACAATCTTAATGTTAGAAAAATATGGAGGATTTTTGAATTCTATACCTGATTGGGTTCAGGTTGAATATGTAAATGGTTATAGAGATATTAAAAGGTTTCTTAATGATCCTCCAAAAATAGTATTTAAAGATCTGCTTAAGCAGTGGAAAATAGTCAAAGCTTGCATGTACATACTACTTTATCTGATATCTAAAGTTCAAAATAACAGAAGTATTTTCTTTAATTATATTTTACGAAACAATCCAAAAACTAGTACTGAATATGATGTTGCAGTAGCTTATGCAGGTCCGATGGATTTCATAAGCTTTTTTATTGCAGTTAAAATACGTGCAAAGAAGAAAATACAATGGATTCATTTTGATGTTAATAAAATAGGATTTAATGTAAAATTTGCTGAAAAAATATACAGTCAATTTGATAAAATCTTTGTTGTTTCTAAAGAAGGA of the Bacillus sp. 1NLA3E genome contains:
- a CDS encoding polysaccharide pyruvyl transferase family protein codes for the protein MKVCTITCHDVYNHGASLQAFALMKYLMRCGHDVEIIDYKPDYLNNHYNLFNVSNPKWEKNILTKWIYLAIKIPIRLPELKRKKAFDQFKSKYLNLTSTRYSSNEDLKKSLPEANAYLCGSDQIWNTLHKNGKDPAFYLDFVPEGKIKASYAASFATDTVSEELKSILKERIEKLDGIGVREKSGVNIIRELKINRGVNVVDPVFLLDRDEWDKMGTEKFNEQYILIYDFDNSELIKEIAIKLKKEKGFKIYSINPNNLKYADKYFKFVGPETFISLVKNANFVLSNSFHAAVFSIIFKKNFAIVNRKESINTRMRDLLDDLKLSDRLVKETDNEFVNIIENVNFNECRNILNNKIRISKEYLDKIIVLKE
- a CDS encoding glycosyltransferase; this translates as MKKILFVIDSLNSGGAEKSLLSLLTLFDYEKYQVDILMLSVEGLYLPLLPEQVNIVDVPDYIKKQKKGIKHLIINKQFKQLSSRLRTSLSLRNPIKNRKMHSAQIIWKNLSKRIDIVNNEYDCAIAYSQGVPTYFVAEKVIAKKKYCWVNTDYKVASYNKKFDKRYYDQFDKVIAVSDYNREVFIKEMPSAGRKTLVIYDIISPTIIKSLALEESSFKDNYNGLRILTIGRLVDVKGYDLAIEACKRLKEEGYKFKWYVLGEGEKKATYENMVRKYGLQDTFIFLGVHHNPYPYIRNCDIYVQPSRYEGYGLAIAEAKILEKPVVATNFTVVYNQLKENENGVIVNMNPNSIYEGIKKIIEDKDLRNKIYNNLRSEKKGTEEELLKVYSLLEAI